Part of the Haliotis asinina isolate JCU_RB_2024 chromosome 8, JCU_Hal_asi_v2, whole genome shotgun sequence genome is shown below.
TGGCATGCAAGACTTAGCAAACTTGGCCAGAAACATCCCAACATCTATCGGTttattgagtgactgagtgagttataatttaacgtcacatcggcaatatttctgccatatcgtgacgagaataaacagaattattatacagaacatgtagatattataaaacccgtcatcaaagtacggtaaaataactagagtatcacaattcgagtctaaaactagcatatgaagttaaaactacagcacaatttggacaatatataatataagagcaggctatagatcaccaacaactgaaggtagatcaccatactaggaaccaagggGACCTACGTTACTTTAGCaacctgcatggcccctagctggatttacaccatcccctcagctgctggcgattgtaggaaaatgtagccgaaatttaaaatgacaaaaatactacgtttaagatactggtaagtttaaatttcactttgaaagtttgtggacttacgcaccctttcagggggacaataatgtTACGCTGCTTTaaaacccctttgagggtacggcaagatatgcttgaccgtgattgcttcatcacaagggatacaaatcggaggatcctcacctttaagtaaatattcgtgtgtataccgcgtatggccaatacgacatcgtcgcataacgacctcctcaaatctggactgacatcccaagtaggtataaccaatatacggtttcatttcatgcaatttattgatacccacctgggtgtcccacttcttttgcatcagatcacggatgtaagttctaatggttgctttgtaatctgagtatggaataaggagtggtgtcactgatttattgagtgctgccttagcagcaaaatcggccattgtgttcccagaaatgcccacgtgactgggtaaccaacaaaagacgatgtcatattggccagtagcaagatcattatacaactcaataatttgtattaaaagcggatgtttacaagatagatttttaatagcctgaagacatgaaagagagtcagaaaagattatatactgtttatgtgccggatgtctttgaatatatttaagagccgttagtattgcgtttgcttctgctttAAAAATAGAGGTGTAATCAGGTATTCTAAAAGAgactgttctggatccaatgacagtggcacaagctagtgcgccaccatccttggacccatctgtaaataagaatttgtatttattatatttatgttttaattgaataaattcttgtttatattgtaattcattagtttctgattttttaaactctgtaagtgttaggtcaacatgtggcctcaccaactgccaaaggaggagaagaaaaaagccgAGAAGGAGAAATAGTCTCCAGCTCAATCCCAgctgcagaaatgaatggtttgattcttatctcaagaggtggaacaagtgaagttcttttattatacaaatcctcataaagaggagtAAAAACGCAGTTATgggcaggattggattcattagaatataagtTTGTGATAGATaatttgtaaagataatttgatacggcgaagttttaaagatggctcatcggcctcaacgtagatacTGTcgatgggagatgttctgaaagatccaagacaaagtctcagaccttggtgatgaatcgaatgtaatagttttaggttgcttttgcaggctccaccatatactatggagccataatcaagttttgatcggataagagatctgtataaatgaaggagtatagtttgatcccctccccactttgaattggacacaccttttaatagatctaatgccttcatatttagtcttcagatacttaatatgtggtaaaaaagtcaaatcaatcccagaaacttggcttcctttacaacgttaATTGGAGAGCCATCCAAGAACAGCTCGGGAtctttatgaggcttatatttccgacagaaatgtatacatttggtctTTATCTGTAAAAAATTGAAgccattctcaagtgaccatttatgaattttatttaaacacatctgcaattgcctttcgatggtatgcatattgttaccacaacatgaaacgttaaaatcatccacaaacaatgacccatctattgagtcatttaatactttcgagagactattgatttttatactaaacaaggtaacagacaaaatactaccttgtggaactccctgatcctgattataatgttcagacagggttgatccaacgcgaacttgaaattgtctgcctgctaagaactgggatataaaattaggcaaacggcctctcaaaccaaagtcatgtaagtctctcaaaataccatgtttccatgttgtatcatacgCCTTTTCCAGGTCGAAAAAGATGgacacagcatgctggttatttacaatggaatttttaacgaatgattctaggcgaaccaaatgatcaatagtgcttctatttttccgaaaaccacactgaatgttagaaataagatgattggattctagaaaccatactaatctattattgaccatgcgttccatggttttacaaacgcagcttgttaaagaaactggtctatagttagatggatctgtattgtctcggccaggcttaggtattggtacaacaatgacatgacgccacgaaggaggaaagtgtcctgtagtccaaatatgatcacaaatgttcaaaagtgtctcaagacaagcattgggtaaatgtttcaggagctggtaGTGGATATTATCTGCTTCAGTTGCCGTATCATGGGCTTGTGCCAAGGCAGTAttcagctcatgcagtgaaaatacttcattatagtcttcaccattttcggaatgaaagttgagtttcaacttttcttgatgagttttatatctctgaaacttcggaagataatttgatgaagaagaatgactagctaaagtttcacccaacttgttggcaatgtcaattttatctgttaacatatcatgtccatctttaagatgatgaacgcTAGAATTTCTACCTttgcccttgattctctgtatcatgttccacaccttcgtcattggcgtacgtgaattaatttttgacacaaaggtcttccacgactgacgtttactttgtttaaaagtacgccgagccTTGGCATTATTTACAGTATTTAAATTGTGAACTGTGGGATGTCGTCGAAAGTACTTCCCTGCCTTTGTCCTGCTCTTCCTTGAACGTCCAATGTCAGAAGACTCTACTTGAAAATGGTACAAAACGCCAATGGAGTTTGCTGACTGCATGTCACAATTGGTTGGACTTTAACGATGCTGACATTAAATGTAAAAGTTCATACCATTCTATGTAAAGTTGTATGGATATTATATTAATTATCTTGTAAGTCTGTAATACTTTAATTTTGTATTGCTGGTTATGTACATGACACCAAATATTATATTGGACTATTATATTGGATTGTCACGGTTGTCATGAAGAATGTTATAAATGATTATAAATAGCATGCAAAGATTAGTGTTGTCTGTTGTCTGTATCATTTCTGCCACAGAGATATACTTATACGACCCCCCACTAATCccattgtttacttgtttaacATGCCTTACTGCTTCagtaattacaaacaaaaggtGCCTGCACAGTGGGAAGACCCCGACTCAATCGCTGTGCAGGACAACCTAAACCCTTACAGGAACTCTTCGTGAAGCCAACTGTGAAACTACTCGAAATAATGACACCTGAGGTACAGAGAATCCCCTAGTTAGGTGTCTTACACTAAAAtccgatgatgatgatgacgacgatgccgatgctgctgttgctgatgatgatgcCGACGATTCATTGTTGCTGTGGAATGTTGCGGATACCTTAAGTATGTCCTACTTACCAATGCAGCAAGTTATCGCATGTTTCAGGCGATCGTGAACAGGGCTGGTCAAGACGTATCGAGAAAGACAACTTTCGGGGAAGATTGTTACAACTGACTTTCGACTGACATTTTTAGAAACTGGATAGTAAAACACATAATGGGCCTAACGTTCATCATGCTACTGTAAAACTGCAAGAATACGTGAAGATTTATGGGACAGCAGCTGAAAAAAGACTATAATGACAGTGCTGAGTAACTAAACAGAGTTAATGTGTGATATACGTTACCATTTCCTTGTTACATTTgttatgttttatatatttttcataataaACAATGAAACTTAAATAACCGTGAATTTATTTCGTGACTTATGATATTTAAGGATACTTCTTTTAGCACAAAATAACACATCGTTAGAATAAAAACTATTTTACTCTTATGCGCATCATATAAATGTCAAGATTTTCAACCCGAGTAGTCACTCGGTCTCATGCCAAACAGTACATCGACAGATACACAAACACCAGTTGTAGTAAAGAAAGATAGCATATGTTGGGCTATGTATCCCACGGAGGAAAATATGTGAACTGATCACCTGAAGGTGTAATGAAGTTGCAATTATATTCATGCGTTTATATCAGTATCGACATTCCTACCATGTAAGGCGATACATTTGCGTGCACAGCACCTTAACTGGCGTTTAACTTGGAGCGACCTGGTTCTGTCGCACACGAGTGACATCAAGAGAGGCGACTCAAATGTCTACATGTCCCTCTGTCAGACGTTATCCGTGACGACATTGTCACTGACATGTTTAGTTGACAACTAGAAGATCTGCTGCTGATTTTATTAGCTGGAACAATGACAGTGTCGTCAACATATCGGAGGACAGTCAAATATCCGTACACATTAATACCACCCAACACCATCAGACTACCAACCCCATACTGATCATGGTGGTGAAATGTTGCCCTCACATACTGCGCGCAGCTTCGTCATCAAACAACATTACTGTCAACTGTGGACAAATCGTTTCGTCTACAAAAGCCTAGAACCAACGGCGCGCGGCCAGTCATGctgaatagtgagtgagcgagttaatatttaacgtcacatcggcaatattgcagccatatcatgacgagaacattcttgaaaaacgGAAGGAAttgatgtatatggtaaaagacctgtcgacgaaggacagtaaaacaactagagtatcacatttagaattaaaactagcgtgaacaGTTAAAAGAataactaatatcactattcagacaatccaatgcaaaacaaacatgctatagatcaccaacaccTGAAGATAGATCGCCATACTAGACgccacggggacttacagtacttctgctatatgcatggtccctagctggatttacaccatcccctcagctgcgcAAGagtagccacaaattaaaatgacagaaataccaCAGCTAAAAAATGGAAGGTTAATTTTGACTtcaaaagttttgggacttacgtaccctctcaggaggacaattattttacggtacttcaaacccccttccccccacccccccaccccacccccctcgAGGACCGTGCTGAATAGCTCAACCCAACCTTTTCAGCATCTGGACATCGGTTAGAGGATTTTATACATTCACGTGGGCTCCATGGAGTTTGTTTTATGGTAAATGTTGGGATTCCCGTTACTGCACGACATTCTAACAGGCGACTAGGTTCCACTGCTTATTTGCGGATTTCCACAAGGCATTCGATCCTGTGATTAGATCCAAACTTCTTCATATCATGATGTAGTCTGGTGTACATGGGAAACTTCCACGTTTATTAAGTAATATGCATAACGTAGAAGCTTCTGCTACTAAATATGAGGTGACATATATTTGACATGTATCCTGGTGATAGACAAGGTTGGTTTTGTCACAGTACCATTCTTAATATACTTAGAAGAAGAATTATTAGATGATACAAGGAGTATACTCGTTACTGAAACAATCCACGATATATCAGTATTATTGTTCGCTGCCAAGTCAGTAACTGACGACGAAATATAAAGGAATACTGTTTGAAGTTGGGTGTCCCAATAAACagcaatgaaacaaaaataataattccAACTTTATAGTTGCTAACTGTGAAAAATAGCATTTTGATGAATAGAAGGATGCACCATGCTATAAATGTCTAGGAGTTGAGTTCTGTTGTAGATATATTGTCTCAAGATATGTTAGACACTTACAATGCAAGGAGAAAGAACACTACACGCTGTGGACAGtttcatgtgtaaatatatgaattttcCCATGGTGTTATCACTCCATCCAATTCTTTTTATATGGACCTTTCAGAGATTAAAAGTAACACGAGTAAGCAACAAAATCATACTAGATTCTGTACATTCTAGAGGGTATAAAGCTGCCAAAAAAATTATACTACCAGAGAAACATGAATTGTATCCATCGTCTTTAACATCTATCTGTCGACGCAGAATCGGATCTACACTACCCAAGTTTAGACCCACTAGTGTAAGTGTAGACACTTCAATATCTGTTCTATACTGAAGTTTGCAAACTGTTTCATAACGTTTAAAGATACTGTTTACTCATTAACTGATGTTCTGTAAAACACATTCTAAACTTGAAAAAGATCGTTGTCCTGAGTTCAGTAACCCAATACAAAATAGCGAATTCTCAACAAAACTTCACACCAGAATGcatctgttcacatgcacgatattggCACGTGCTTTCTAGATAGTTCATATATaatcctcgtgcaattcattTGCATAAAGCCTGCACTTGGTTCCCCCCAAATTAATGGAAAATTCATCTTCGGTGCAACCattcatacatgtatttgcatAACATATACTGAGTGCTTTAAGAGAGTCAAAACTTTTGATGTTTGGGTGTAATGGCCATGCATTTAAGATAAACTGCAAGGTTTTCTGAACACTCGTATGATGAAACTATCTCTTTTGCTCTTTATAACAGAGGATGAATACCGTTTACTCTTATAATGTCCTCAGTAAGCATGTTTAAAATTAAACTACTTACCTTTATATCTACATAGACAACCATCAAGCTAAAACTTTATTGCTGTTTTAACAACGAATGACGTACAACTACTGTCCAAGTTAGCCTTATTACCATACCCTGTAAATTGAAATCGATCAAATCGGCAATAACTGTATACTGTCCATACCATTGCAAATCTGTGGTATGCTATAATTTACGCTGTATTGCATGGTGGCGCAACACTGTCGCTGTCTCtatatttatattgtactgttggTCCCCGGGTCATATTTACCGATAACATCTGTCAGAAAAACCCCCATAAATTTGGAAGGACCTGCTTGTATTTCTCTATGACACGGCTAAGTGAAAATTAAAGGGGGCGAACCATGAGCATGCTTGAAGCTGGAACACTCCGTTGCACGGCAGTTTAACGTGCACAGGAACACCATGTGCCGCTTGTGGCTGTTATGAACTAAATGCGGTCCCCTTAGTGGCCGTCTACCCGAAACCACGATTCGGTTCACCCACCAGCACTTACGGCCCGAACAGTTCCTGGTGGCAACAGGATATCGCCAACGACCATTCGCTGGCGTTTGCCTGCACTCGTGTTAGACGTACTGCTAGACGAAAACTTTTGACAGTACCTCAGCAACGTCAACGACTGCAGTGGTGGAGACATCAGGAGTGGAGAGATGGTGCATGGAGACATATTCTCTTCACAGATGAGTCTAGACTATTCTTGCACCGCGCTGATCGCCAAACCTGAGTTTACCGACGACGTGGTGAGTATTACCCAAAGACCCGTTTTTTCGGCGGTGTgatggtttggggtgggatAACGAGTGCTGGACTTACCAGTCCgtaacaaaataaacacaagACAATAAaagtttttgtattgtattttatttccAGAGAGTTTGAAAATAGCTGCTTAAACCCATGTCGATTTTACTTCTTGAGGATACCCTCAACAGAAACACGTACGGCAAAGATATAAACTTGGTACATTTATAGAGAAATTTGGAAATACGGATTACACATAAGTACGATCATTTGACAATGAATGTCACAGAATCATCGTCTGTATTCTCTCACTCGCCTGGGCACCAGTTTCCTCCTGTCACTAGTTGCGGCATTTGATACAGCTTGAGTGGGTTCATCGGCGCCATTTGAAGTGGTCTTGCATCTGAGACGTTTCTGTGCGTCATCAACACAAGATGTCTGATCTGAGCGCTTCCTCTTTCCGGAAAAGGTTCCTCTTTTCTCAGGTACTGACAGGTCTCCGACCTGTGTCTGTGGAAGCCATGAGCAAAGTAAATCTGAGGTAGAATTGCAAGTTTCAGACACAGTTTGTAGAAGGGTGTCGTATGTGATGCTCTGGCCTTCGCTAACATCTGGATAGATcaggttgttgaagatcatGTCCAAAGTGTACTGTGAGGTACTACAGGGTGTTTCATGGTAATCATGTCGATGGCCCTCCTCTGGAGCTTCCTTGTTCTGCAGGACTGATACTTGGTCACTGTTCTGCCCCCCTGAAAGACCGTGAGAAGAAAAATATCAGTACGTAGTTTGGGGGGAGACAGCTATCATCGCCCGCAATGCTACAACGCTTTT
Proteins encoded:
- the LOC137294383 gene encoding uncharacterized protein: MDMPCLSDGLLRDVFSTMGGQNSDQVSVLQNKEAPEEGHRHDYHETPCSTSQYTLDMIFNNLIYPDVSEGQSITYDTLLQTVSETCNSTSDLLCSWLPQTQVGDLSVPEKRGTFSGKRKRSDQTSCVDDAQKRLRCKTTSNGADEPTQAVSNAATSDRRKLVPRRVREYRR